From one Nocardioides scoriae genomic stretch:
- the rpsS gene encoding 30S ribosomal protein S19, with product MPRSLKKGPFVDDHLMKKVDTQNDAGTHTVIKTWSRRSMIVPAMIGHTLAVHDGRKHVPVFVTDSMVGHKLGEFAPTRTYRGHVKDDRKSRRR from the coding sequence ATGCCTCGCAGCCTGAAGAAGGGCCCCTTCGTCGACGACCACCTCATGAAGAAGGTGGACACGCAGAACGACGCCGGGACCCACACCGTGATCAAGACGTGGTCGCGTCGCTCGATGATCGTGCCGGCCATGATCGGCCACACGCTCGCCGTGCACGACGGACGCAAGCACGTCCCGGTCTTCGTGACCGACTCGATGGTGGGACACAAGCTCGGCGAGTTCGCGCCGACCCGCACCTACCGGGGCCACGTCAAGGACGACCGGAAGAGCCGTCGCCGCTGA